One window of Streptomyces sp. NBC_00273 genomic DNA carries:
- a CDS encoding low temperature requirement protein A — MESEHRVSTLELFFDLVFVFTITQLTVLLADDLSLRGAGQVVLIFTVLFWMYGGYAHLTNQVPPDRTVRRVLLMLAMGAFLVCALAVPTAFGAGGIAFGLGYVFVVLVHSALYTQAHGSGVLWFALPNMLCALSVLAAGFFDGPPAWGLWMLALLIQFAVPQLVQRVAASGAEPAEAVTAVTTVSDQLGGMSSGHLVERHGLLLIIVFGESVIAIGIGTGSLPLSLGIAGGAFLALAVASALWWMYFVRDEGRAEEVFAETPPENRFKLAMLAYYYAFLPMLLGIAAFAAGVKKTIGHLGEHLHTGPALALAGGVAVYLAGDLAFRAVLGIGPARFRAAALVLVLATVPVGTGASGLWQLVALVVVLLGTLGAEVRWTPGCTATPTGS, encoded by the coding sequence ATGGAATCCGAGCACCGCGTCAGCACGCTGGAGCTGTTCTTCGACCTCGTCTTCGTCTTCACCATCACGCAGTTGACGGTGCTTCTGGCGGACGACCTGAGCCTGCGGGGCGCGGGGCAGGTGGTGCTGATCTTCACCGTCCTGTTCTGGATGTACGGGGGCTACGCACACCTGACCAACCAGGTGCCGCCGGACCGGACGGTCCGGCGGGTGCTGCTGATGCTGGCCATGGGGGCGTTCCTGGTGTGCGCGCTGGCCGTGCCGACCGCGTTCGGCGCCGGCGGAATCGCCTTCGGCCTGGGGTACGTGTTCGTGGTCCTCGTGCACAGCGCCCTCTACACACAGGCGCACGGGTCCGGAGTGCTCTGGTTCGCGCTCCCCAACATGCTGTGCGCGCTGTCGGTGCTGGCCGCCGGGTTCTTCGACGGGCCGCCCGCCTGGGGGCTGTGGATGCTCGCCCTGCTGATCCAGTTCGCCGTGCCGCAGCTGGTGCAGCGGGTGGCGGCGAGCGGGGCGGAGCCCGCCGAGGCCGTGACCGCGGTGACGACCGTCAGCGACCAGCTCGGCGGCATGAGCTCCGGGCACCTCGTGGAGCGGCACGGGCTACTGCTGATCATCGTCTTCGGCGAGTCCGTCATCGCGATCGGCATCGGGACCGGCTCGCTGCCGCTGTCCCTGGGGATCGCCGGGGGCGCCTTCCTCGCACTCGCCGTCGCGTCGGCGCTGTGGTGGATGTACTTCGTGCGCGACGAGGGCCGGGCCGAGGAGGTCTTCGCCGAGACACCGCCCGAGAACCGTTTCAAGCTGGCGATGCTCGCCTACTACTACGCCTTCCTGCCCATGCTGCTCGGGATCGCCGCCTTCGCGGCCGGTGTCAAGAAGACCATCGGACACCTGGGCGAGCACCTGCACACCGGCCCGGCGCTCGCCCTCGCGGGCGGGGTCGCCGTCTACCTCGCCGGTGACCTGGCCTTCCGGGCCGTCCTCGGGATCGGCCCGGCCCGGTTCCGGGCGGCGGCGCTGGTGCTCGTCCTGGCGACGGTCCCGGTCGGCACGGGCGCCTCCGGGCTCTGGCAGCTGGTGGCGCTCGTCGTCGTGCTGCTGGGAACGCTGGGAGCCGAGGTCCGCTGGACCCCGGGCTGCACCGCGACGCCTACGGGCAGCTGA
- a CDS encoding LysR substrate-binding domain-containing protein, whose product MYDPVQLRTFLTVAQTLSFTQAAGRLGVGQSTVSQHVRRLEEATGRPLFVRDTHSVGLTEDGEALLGFARTILEANERAAAFFAGTRLRGRLRFGASEDFVLTRLPEILEGFRHEHPEVDLELSVELSGTLHERLDGGRLDLVLAKRRGPGDERGRLVWRDRMVWIGAEGLRVDPERPVPLIVFPPPGITRARALEVLEQEGRAWRIACTSGSLSGLIAAARAGLGVMAHARGLIPPGLVRVGGLPELGPVEFALLRGPRPSAAAEALAAAVLSGADRLSRTSTA is encoded by the coding sequence ATGTACGACCCCGTCCAGTTGCGGACCTTCCTCACGGTGGCCCAGACGCTCAGCTTCACGCAGGCCGCGGGGCGGCTCGGCGTGGGGCAGTCCACGGTCAGCCAGCACGTGCGGCGGCTGGAGGAGGCGACGGGGCGGCCGCTGTTCGTCCGGGACACGCACAGCGTGGGGCTGACGGAGGACGGTGAGGCGCTGCTCGGTTTCGCGCGGACGATCCTGGAGGCGAACGAGCGGGCGGCGGCCTTCTTCGCGGGGACCCGGCTGCGCGGGCGGCTGCGGTTCGGGGCATCCGAGGACTTCGTGCTGACGCGCCTTCCGGAGATCCTCGAAGGGTTCCGGCACGAGCACCCCGAGGTGGATCTGGAGCTGTCGGTGGAGCTCTCGGGAACGCTGCACGAGCGGCTGGACGGGGGCCGTCTCGACCTGGTGCTGGCGAAACGGCGGGGTCCGGGGGACGAGCGGGGCCGGCTGGTGTGGCGGGACCGGATGGTGTGGATCGGGGCGGAAGGACTGCGGGTGGACCCGGAGCGCCCTGTTCCGCTGATCGTCTTCCCGCCCCCGGGAATCACCCGCGCCCGGGCGCTGGAGGTGCTGGAGCAGGAGGGGCGGGCGTGGCGCATCGCATGCACGAGCGGCAGCCTGAGCGGCCTGATCGCGGCGGCCCGGGCCGGGCTCGGCGTGATGGCGCACGCCCGGGGGCTGATCCCGCCCGGGCTGGTGCGGGTCGGCGGGCTGCCGGAGCTCGGTCCGGTGGAGTTCGCCCTGCTCCGCGGGCCGCGTCCGTCAGCCGCGGCCGAGGCGCTGGCCGCGGCCGTGCTCTCCGGCGCGGACCGCCTCAGTCGCACGTCAACGGCGTGA
- a CDS encoding AMP-dependent synthetase/ligase — translation MREITVPPVVTGAPVGGLADIVFQHAREEPDRVVLGRKTDGLWRDVTSRELAVEVLALARGLLAQGVRFGDRVAVMSRTRYEWTLFDFALWAIGAQPVPVYPTSSADQVHWILFDSDCTACVVEDEDQAMTVGSVIDRLPHLRRLWQLDAGAVDELVADGRGVAEDVVHRHRGAVTPGATATVIYTSGTTGRPKGCVLTHANFMYETDTLVSRWESVFQARQGEEPSTLLFLPLAHVFGRMVEVAAVRARVKLGHQPVLAAAELMPDLAAFRPTFVLGVPHVFEKVFAGARRKAEAEGRTGPFDRAVETAVRYAEARERKAFGTGPGPSAALRVEHQLFDRLVYGRVREAMGGRVRHAMSGGSAMSRRLGLFLDGAGITVFEGYGLTESCAAATANPPGATKYGTVGRPIPGSTVHIADDGEVWLHGSHIFSGYLNDPRATEAVLRGGWLATGDLGRLDADGYLTITGRKKDILVTSNGKSVAPAALEERVRSHPLVSQCVLVGNDRPYIAALLTLDMDGIAHWLSMRGRPQLPAAQLVGDPELTAEVRRAVVAANTLVSQAEAIRTFRVLGEQFTEERGLLTPSLKLKRRAIEKAYAKEVAALYSS, via the coding sequence TTGCGCGAGATCACCGTCCCACCGGTCGTCACGGGCGCACCCGTCGGCGGCCTGGCCGACATCGTCTTCCAGCACGCCCGCGAGGAGCCGGACCGGGTGGTGCTCGGCCGGAAGACCGACGGCCTCTGGCGGGACGTGACGTCCCGGGAACTGGCCGTCGAAGTGCTCGCGCTCGCCCGGGGACTGCTGGCCCAGGGGGTGCGCTTCGGGGACCGGGTCGCCGTCATGTCCCGCACCCGGTACGAGTGGACCCTCTTCGACTTCGCCCTGTGGGCGATCGGCGCCCAGCCCGTCCCGGTGTACCCGACGTCCTCCGCCGATCAGGTGCACTGGATCCTCTTCGACTCCGACTGCACGGCCTGCGTGGTCGAGGACGAGGACCAGGCCATGACGGTGGGATCGGTCATCGACCGGCTCCCCCACCTGCGCCGGCTGTGGCAGCTCGACGCCGGGGCCGTGGACGAGCTCGTCGCCGACGGCCGCGGGGTCGCCGAGGACGTCGTGCACCGCCACCGGGGCGCCGTGACGCCGGGCGCGACCGCCACCGTCATCTACACCTCCGGGACGACGGGCCGGCCGAAGGGGTGCGTGCTGACGCACGCCAACTTCATGTACGAGACCGACACCCTGGTCAGCCGCTGGGAGTCGGTCTTCCAGGCCCGGCAGGGCGAGGAGCCGTCCACCCTGCTCTTCCTGCCGCTGGCCCACGTGTTCGGGCGGATGGTGGAGGTGGCCGCCGTCCGGGCCCGGGTGAAGCTGGGCCACCAACCGGTACTGGCGGCGGCCGAGTTGATGCCCGACCTCGCCGCCTTCCGGCCGACCTTCGTACTGGGCGTCCCGCACGTCTTCGAGAAGGTCTTCGCGGGCGCCCGCCGCAAGGCGGAGGCGGAGGGACGTACGGGCCCCTTCGACCGGGCGGTGGAGACGGCCGTGCGGTACGCGGAGGCGCGCGAGCGCAAGGCCTTCGGCACCGGGCCGGGTCCGTCGGCCGCGCTGCGCGTGGAGCACCAGCTCTTCGACCGGCTCGTCTACGGGAGGGTCCGCGAGGCGATGGGCGGCCGGGTACGGCACGCCATGTCGGGCGGGTCGGCGATGTCGCGCCGCCTGGGGCTGTTCCTCGACGGGGCCGGGATCACGGTGTTCGAGGGGTACGGGCTGACCGAGTCGTGCGCGGCGGCGACCGCGAACCCGCCCGGTGCGACCAAGTACGGCACGGTGGGGCGGCCGATTCCGGGCAGTACGGTGCACATCGCGGACGACGGGGAGGTCTGGCTGCACGGCAGCCACATCTTCTCCGGGTACCTCAACGACCCCCGGGCCACGGAGGCGGTCCTGCGCGGGGGCTGGCTGGCCACCGGCGACCTGGGCCGGCTGGACGCGGACGGGTACCTGACCATCACCGGGCGCAAGAAGGACATCCTGGTGACCTCCAACGGCAAGAGCGTCGCGCCCGCCGCGCTGGAGGAGCGGGTCCGTTCCCATCCGCTGGTGTCGCAGTGCGTGCTGGTGGGCAACGACCGGCCGTACATCGCGGCGCTGCTCACTCTGGACATGGACGGGATAGCGCACTGGCTGTCGATGCGCGGCCGCCCGCAGTTGCCGGCGGCGCAGCTGGTGGGTGACCCCGAGCTCACGGCCGAGGTGCGCCGGGCGGTGGTGGCCGCGAACACCCTGGTCTCGCAGGCGGAGGCGATCCGTACCTTCCGGGTGCTGGGTGAGCAGTTCACGGAGGAGCGGGGTCTGCTGACCCCCTCGCTGAAGCTCAAGCGCCGGGCGATCGAGAAGGCGTACGCGAAGGAGGTCGCGGCCCTGTACTCCTCCTGA
- a CDS encoding (2Fe-2S) ferredoxin domain-containing protein: protein MTWIRPLAAHAERPCTLVVCRGCCCGDPRKNPGSDHAGQLARLREAAAASGGRLAVRTSECLGPCAQANVIVVQPTTEARRRGARATWFGWALDDTATDEIIAWAESGGPGTTPLPPTLDLHRIDPPTPKPAKDSPRRVRRGR from the coding sequence GTGACCTGGATACGCCCGCTCGCCGCGCACGCCGAACGCCCCTGCACGCTGGTGGTCTGCCGCGGCTGCTGCTGCGGTGACCCCCGCAAGAACCCCGGCTCCGACCACGCCGGTCAGCTCGCCCGGCTGCGCGAGGCCGCCGCCGCATCCGGGGGCCGCCTGGCCGTACGTACCAGCGAGTGCCTCGGCCCCTGCGCCCAGGCCAACGTCATCGTGGTCCAGCCCACCACCGAGGCCCGCCGCCGCGGCGCCCGCGCGACCTGGTTCGGCTGGGCCCTGGACGACACCGCGACCGACGAGATCATCGCCTGGGCCGAATCCGGCGGCCCGGGCACCACCCCGCTCCCGCCCACCCTGGACCTCCACCGCATCGACCCGCCGACCCCGAAGCCGGCCAAGGACTCCCCGCGCCGCGTCCGTCGGGGGCGCTGA
- a CDS encoding beta-ketoacyl-ACP synthase III has translation MTGSRVVALGHYQPAKVLTNEDLAAMVDTTDEWIRSRVGIRTRHMAGPDEPVDELAYQAAGKALAGAGLTPDDIDLVLVATSTAIDRSPNMAARVAAKLGMGGGPAVMDINVVCSGFTHALATADHAIRAGSATRALVIGADKMTEITDWTDRTTCVLTGDGAGAAVVEACEEPGIGPVLWGSVPEMGNAVRIEGSPPVFAQEGQSVYRWTTSQLPPLARKVCEKAGITPEDLAAVVLHQANLRIIEPLAAKIGAVNAVVARDVVDSGNTSAASIPMALSKLVQRGEIPSGAPVLLFGFGGNLSYAGQVISCP, from the coding sequence ATGACCGGTTCACGCGTGGTGGCGCTAGGGCACTACCAGCCCGCGAAAGTGCTCACCAACGAGGACCTCGCGGCCATGGTGGACACCACCGACGAGTGGATCCGGTCCCGCGTCGGCATCCGCACGCGCCACATGGCTGGCCCGGACGAGCCGGTGGACGAGCTCGCCTACCAGGCTGCGGGCAAGGCGCTGGCCGGCGCCGGCCTGACCCCGGACGACATCGACCTGGTGCTGGTCGCCACGTCGACCGCGATCGACCGTTCGCCCAACATGGCCGCGCGCGTCGCCGCCAAGCTGGGCATGGGCGGCGGCCCCGCCGTGATGGACATCAACGTCGTCTGCTCGGGCTTCACCCATGCCCTGGCCACCGCCGACCACGCCATCCGGGCCGGCTCCGCCACCCGCGCCCTGGTCATCGGCGCCGACAAGATGACCGAGATCACCGACTGGACCGACCGCACCACCTGCGTGCTCACCGGTGACGGAGCGGGCGCGGCCGTCGTCGAGGCCTGCGAGGAGCCGGGCATCGGCCCGGTCCTGTGGGGGTCGGTCCCGGAGATGGGCAACGCGGTCCGGATCGAGGGCTCGCCGCCGGTCTTCGCCCAGGAGGGCCAGTCCGTCTACCGCTGGACCACCAGCCAGCTCCCGCCGCTCGCCCGCAAGGTGTGCGAGAAGGCCGGGATCACCCCGGAGGACCTGGCCGCGGTCGTCCTCCACCAGGCGAACCTGCGGATCATCGAGCCCCTCGCCGCGAAGATCGGCGCCGTCAACGCCGTCGTCGCCCGCGATGTCGTCGACTCCGGCAACACCTCGGCCGCCAGCATCCCGATGGCCCTGTCGAAGCTGGTCCAGCGCGGCGAGATCCCCTCCGGCGCCCCGGTCCTCCTCTTCGGCTTCGGCGGCAACCTCTCCTACGCGGGCCAGGTCATCAGCTGCCCGTAG
- the fdhD gene encoding formate dehydrogenase accessory sulfurtransferase FdhD, which translates to MGRVTERRRVVRIRNGGAGVRPDTLVAEEPLEIRLNGKPLAITMRTPGDDFALAVGFLVSEGVLGAASDVQAVTYCEGATEEGSNTYNVVNVQLAAGVPVPDITLERNVYTTSSCGLCGKASLDAVRTATRFPGIAADPVRVSAEVLSAMPDRLRAAQKVFDRTGGLHAAGLFTAQGELLDLREDVGRHNAVDKIVGRAYQSGRLPLAGAVLLVSGRASFELVQKAVMAGIPVLAAVSAPSSLAVDLALESGMTLVGFLRGPDMNIYAGEERITL; encoded by the coding sequence ATGGGACGGGTCACCGAGCGCCGTCGCGTCGTCCGGATCCGGAACGGCGGGGCGGGTGTCCGGCCGGACACACTGGTGGCCGAGGAGCCGCTGGAGATACGCCTGAACGGCAAACCGCTGGCCATCACGATGCGGACGCCGGGCGACGACTTCGCCCTGGCAGTGGGCTTCCTGGTCAGCGAGGGCGTGCTCGGCGCCGCCTCGGACGTGCAGGCCGTCACCTACTGCGAGGGGGCGACCGAGGAGGGTTCGAACACCTACAACGTGGTGAACGTCCAGCTGGCCGCCGGGGTCCCGGTGCCCGACATCACCCTGGAACGGAACGTCTACACCACCTCCTCCTGCGGCCTGTGCGGGAAGGCCAGCCTGGACGCGGTCCGTACGGCGACCCGCTTCCCGGGGATCGCCGCCGATCCGGTACGGGTGTCCGCGGAGGTCCTCAGCGCGATGCCGGACCGGTTGCGCGCGGCCCAGAAGGTCTTCGACCGTACGGGCGGACTGCACGCGGCCGGGCTGTTCACGGCCCAGGGCGAGCTGCTCGACCTGCGGGAGGACGTCGGCCGGCACAACGCGGTGGACAAGATCGTGGGCCGGGCGTACCAGTCCGGGCGGCTCCCGCTGGCGGGCGCGGTCCTGCTGGTGTCGGGCCGGGCCTCCTTCGAGCTGGTGCAGAAGGCCGTGATGGCGGGCATCCCGGTGCTGGCGGCCGTCTCGGCGCCGTCCTCGCTGGCGGTGGACCTTGCCCTGGAATCGGGGATGACGCTGGTCGGCTTCCTGCGGGGACCGGACATGAACATCTACGCGGGCGAGGAGCGGATCACCCTGTAG
- a CDS encoding bile acid:sodium symporter family protein: protein MRRPHLPDRLPLDPYVLALLATVGLAALLPARGPAATAADLASTSAVALLFFLYGARLSTREALDGLRHWRLHLTVLACTFVLFPLLGLAARGLVPGLLTAPLYGGLLFLCLVPSTVQSSIAFTSIARGNVPAAICAGSFSSLAGIVLTPLLAAALLGGDAGGFSLDSLLKITLQLLLPFLLGQALRPRVGGFLARHRQVLGYVDRGSILLVVYAAFSAGVVAGIWHRVSLPRLAALLLVEAVLLAVMLLATWYGAARLGFGRADRIAIQFAGSKKSLAAGLPMASVLFGAHAALAVLPLMLFHQMQLMVCAVIARRRAHDPLPELAADRVADVSPALERPAPRAR, encoded by the coding sequence ATGCGCCGCCCGCACCTCCCCGACCGGCTGCCGCTGGACCCGTACGTCCTGGCCCTGCTCGCCACCGTGGGCCTCGCCGCCCTGCTCCCCGCCCGCGGCCCGGCCGCCACCGCCGCCGACCTCGCCTCCACCTCGGCCGTGGCCCTGCTCTTCTTCCTCTACGGCGCCCGGCTCTCCACCCGCGAGGCCCTCGACGGCCTGCGCCACTGGCGGCTCCACCTCACGGTGCTCGCCTGCACCTTCGTACTCTTCCCGCTCCTCGGCCTGGCCGCCCGCGGCCTCGTCCCCGGCCTCCTCACCGCCCCGCTCTACGGCGGCCTGCTCTTCCTCTGCCTGGTCCCCTCGACCGTGCAGTCCTCCATCGCCTTCACCTCGATCGCCCGCGGCAACGTCCCCGCCGCGATCTGCGCCGGCTCCTTCTCCAGCCTGGCCGGCATCGTCCTCACCCCCCTCCTCGCCGCCGCCCTGCTCGGTGGCGACGCCGGCGGCTTCTCCCTCGACTCCCTCCTCAAGATCACCCTCCAACTCCTGCTGCCCTTCCTCCTCGGACAGGCCCTGCGCCCCCGGGTCGGCGGCTTCCTCGCCCGCCACCGGCAGGTCCTCGGCTACGTCGACCGCGGCTCGATCCTGCTCGTCGTCTACGCCGCCTTCAGCGCGGGCGTGGTCGCGGGCATCTGGCACCGGGTGAGCCTCCCGCGGCTCGCCGCCCTGCTGCTCGTGGAGGCCGTGCTCCTCGCCGTCATGCTCCTCGCCACCTGGTACGGAGCGGCCCGCCTCGGCTTCGGCCGCGCGGACCGCATCGCCATCCAGTTCGCCGGGTCGAAGAAGAGCCTGGCCGCCGGACTCCCCATGGCCAGCGTGCTGTTCGGGGCCCACGCCGCCCTCGCCGTGCTCCCGCTGATGCTCTTCCACCAGATGCAGCTGATGGTCTGCGCCGTCATCGCCCGGCGCCGCGCCCACGACCCGCTGCCCGAACTCGCCGCCGACCGTGTGGCGGACGTCTCGCCCGCGCTCGAACGGCCCGCGCCCCGGGCCCGTTAA
- a CDS encoding sigma-70 family RNA polymerase sigma factor: MSQWDPTARLSYWAFHANRRPAYMRFAYLQLGSDAAAEEAVDAAFDSIMGEWLRMLHMDRLDAYAWTVLKHCLVDRQRRRHPWQQRPEPMDISAFEATLKEAHADQYEVLTDTIRFYSAVSRLAERQRDSVLLRYGLQCTPGEAAAVMGVDEATVRSYLGQAHRRLARLLATSTASATSPESAESAESAEEPAES; the protein is encoded by the coding sequence ATGAGCCAGTGGGATCCGACGGCGCGCCTGTCGTACTGGGCCTTCCACGCCAATCGGCGGCCCGCGTACATGCGCTTCGCGTATCTGCAGCTGGGCTCCGACGCGGCGGCGGAGGAGGCGGTCGACGCCGCTTTCGACTCGATCATGGGCGAGTGGCTGCGGATGCTCCACATGGACCGCCTCGACGCCTACGCCTGGACCGTCCTCAAGCACTGCCTGGTCGACCGGCAGCGCCGACGCCATCCGTGGCAGCAACGACCGGAGCCGATGGACATCAGCGCCTTCGAGGCCACCCTCAAGGAGGCCCACGCCGATCAGTACGAGGTGCTGACCGACACCATCCGCTTCTATTCCGCCGTCTCCCGGCTCGCCGAGCGGCAACGCGACTCCGTACTGCTGCGGTACGGGCTCCAGTGCACCCCCGGTGAGGCCGCAGCCGTGATGGGGGTCGACGAGGCCACGGTCCGCTCCTACCTCGGACAGGCCCACCGGCGGCTCGCCCGCCTGCTCGCCACGTCCACCGCATCCGCCACGTCGCCCGAATCAGCAGAATCCGCCGAATCAGCCGAAGAACCAGCCGAATCATGA
- a CDS encoding ABC transporter substrate-binding protein produces the protein MLRPIRTLAAAAAALALVSACNSASTNGTSPGAPGGTTGNSRGVSDDSIKVGGIVSMTSASGYSKKDTDLGAKARYLRANAEGGINGRKIDYLGAEDDGQDPAKNLAAARKLVQQDKVFAVSPMSSVTFSGADFLEQEKVPTFGWGTLPAFCGPQHIYGFNGCLVPTPGGTLNQTWPEGIGQILGGARGKSVAIIANDSDAGKFGIRTFQQGFASAGFKVSYAKAFVPATAVPSDWSAYVKEILAANDGKAPDAVVSVMQTPNNIGLFTALKRSGYQGLLSDPTDYDPGLLAKDATKQALDGVHVLLQFQPFESTDPKMAQFKADVKAAAGGQDVPLSMHTLTGYMSADLFLSIAQKAGKELTVESFQAAAQGFSDTGTLVGDRAEPKGQKDSFGCGALVQLKNGAYEVSVPFKCYEPIPFK, from the coding sequence ATGTTGCGACCGATCCGCACCCTGGCCGCCGCGGCGGCGGCCCTCGCGCTCGTCTCCGCCTGCAACTCCGCCTCCACCAACGGAACCTCCCCCGGTGCACCCGGCGGCACGACGGGCAACTCCCGCGGAGTGAGCGACGACTCGATCAAGGTCGGCGGGATCGTGTCGATGACCAGCGCCAGCGGCTACAGCAAGAAGGACACCGACCTCGGGGCCAAGGCCCGTTACCTCCGGGCCAACGCAGAGGGCGGGATCAACGGACGCAAGATCGACTACCTCGGCGCGGAGGACGACGGTCAGGACCCCGCCAAGAACCTGGCCGCCGCCCGCAAACTCGTCCAGCAGGACAAGGTCTTCGCCGTCTCCCCCATGAGCTCGGTGACCTTCTCCGGGGCCGACTTCCTGGAGCAGGAGAAGGTCCCCACCTTCGGCTGGGGCACCCTGCCCGCCTTCTGCGGACCCCAGCACATCTACGGCTTCAACGGCTGCCTGGTCCCCACCCCCGGCGGCACCCTCAACCAGACCTGGCCCGAGGGCATCGGTCAGATCCTCGGCGGGGCCCGGGGGAAATCGGTCGCGATCATCGCCAACGACAGCGACGCCGGCAAGTTCGGCATCCGGACCTTCCAGCAGGGCTTCGCCAGCGCCGGGTTCAAGGTCTCCTACGCCAAGGCCTTCGTGCCCGCCACCGCCGTCCCGAGCGACTGGTCCGCGTACGTGAAGGAGATCCTCGCCGCCAACGACGGAAAGGCGCCGGACGCCGTCGTCTCCGTCATGCAGACCCCGAACAACATCGGACTGTTCACCGCGCTCAAGCGCAGCGGCTACCAGGGACTGCTCTCCGACCCGACCGACTACGACCCCGGGCTGCTCGCCAAGGACGCCACCAAGCAGGCCCTCGACGGGGTGCACGTGCTGCTGCAGTTCCAGCCCTTCGAGTCGACCGACCCGAAGATGGCGCAGTTCAAGGCCGACGTGAAGGCGGCCGCGGGCGGGCAGGACGTCCCGCTGAGCATGCACACCCTCACCGGGTACATGTCGGCCGACCTCTTCCTCTCCATCGCGCAGAAGGCCGGCAAGGAGCTGACCGTCGAGTCCTTCCAGGCCGCCGCACAGGGCTTCTCCGACACCGGCACGCTCGTCGGCGACCGCGCGGAGCCCAAGGGGCAGAAGGACAGCTTCGGCTGCGGAGCGCTCGTACAGCTGAAGAACGGTGCGTACGAGGTCTCCGTACCGTTCAAGTGCTACGAACCCATCCCCTTCAAGTAG